The Pochonia chlamydosporia 170 chromosome Unknown PCv3seq00008, whole genome shotgun sequence sequence AGTCAAAGCGGTGCCAATAGGAGAATAGTACTCTAACCTTAAAATCCTACCATCCAAACGAGCCTTATCATTGCTCCTGTTCACTCGGGATGAAAAGCGGGTCATGATGTCTTGAGGACCGTGCCAAGGTAGATCTTAAGATAAGCCTTTTGGAGGTTACTTCTTGTGTCCAAATCGAGGAGAGGTGATGTCTAAGTGAGCAAGGATCGGCTCTCTTAAGTTAGACTAGATGAAATTGGGAGTATTCCAGATAGGTAACGCGGGCTCATTTACgaattggccatgttggtgtCGGTAGTTTGTTATCTACTGCTGGTTTTTGGGCTGTGAGAAAATCTTGGCCGGTGGGCATGTGACACTAGAGTCCATGGCCTTATCTCCGGAAAAGCAAACAGAATATCCGTAACCGGCATGATTTACTCTTTGAATTCTGGATTTGGCTCTAAGATGCCGTTCGGATAAAAGATGTCGGCGTCGGACGGAAATGAAGTGGCCGATCCGACCTCGATATGGCGTTGCGGAGTTCACGGCCGGCCTGCGGACTGTCTTGTTGAACACCATGACGGATTATGAGTTTAAAGTGCAGTGATAAGGCGTTAGACAGAAACTAAATTTATGGGATATAGTAGTTTATGTGTTTAACATGCCAAGTGACTTGCTACAAgttgtggtggaggagctCAGTCATGACATATGCTTGGGTAAGGAGATATCAAGCGGTCCAGATATTGGACATGGTACAAGACCCCCATGAACATAACACTCTATTACTGCGTGCAAGGAGCTGTATGAGTGAAGGGTATATGCTGATTTTATTTGATGAGAGGAATGAATGGTTGTTGTTCCAGCATTTCTAATATGctcgtggtgttgaggggTGCGGTTGATGTGGGTGGAAGTTGTATTATTGTGGTGAGTCTGGTAGCGATAGCGACAGTTGCAATCTGCTTATACTTTATTCAGAATTCGTAGTTCTTTTTATTCTATCGACGCATCTATGCTGTGAGATgtgggttggtgttgagggtaGATCTGAcagctggagatgatgccaaGTTCGGCGAAGCAATGGTCTTGAGCTACTTCTTGTGGAAGCGACTCCCTTGCTTGCACCGGATGAGAAAAAGGCAGTCAAATGTGCAGTTAGATGTGCAGTCATATGTGCAGTCATATGTGCAGATAAATGTGCTCCGTTGCTTGGGTCCCCCAATGTTATTTCCTTCCAGTACCTGACTAATGACTACCAGACGCCTTGTCAATAACAAGCTATACACTTGTCGACGTTGGAGCAGTAATTCCTCCGTCGCTTTTCTTCTGTGTCTGCGGTTTCTACAACATCAAAAATGAGGAGAGAAAGACTACATAGGCGACTTAGCTGGCCCTCCGAATAATCGTTTACACTACTCACCATATTTTAGGACTGCAAACATGGTTTCTGATAGATCCAGCAGTGCCAACTAGGCCATAAAGCGATACTAACTCGAAGCAGATGTTTCTAGTATAGCTTTTATATTTCCGTGTGACTAAGGTGCGTATGTGTTCGTGCATGTGCAGCACTGGAGAAGAGGCGTGCTATATTTTAGACTTTTCAGGTCGACAGGTCATCGGGTATCTGCGTTGTCTACACTTGCACCTGTTGATATTTGGCATTCTGTTTTCATTTGTAAGTCTAATTCATCTCCCTGTAGCTATGAGCTCAGCGTCTCACATTACTTGATAGGCAATGGGCCGAGGCATGAATTGTTGTGAAACGTGGAGGCTGTGTTTGTTATTGGCACTTGGGCCATAGATAATTGGCGTCATAACACAATACAACACGCAAAGCTTTTTGATTAAGGCTATGTTACTATGCTCCTACGCGTCAATTAACCACAATACCTACAATACCATCTTGCCAAGGCATTAAAACTTCTGAGACATGGATGCCGTCTTGATCCTGTCcctgtggtggatgatgggCTGAGTGACCCGTTGGATGCAAAGATTGGCGTCGGATATCAAAGATTGTTTCTCCTCTAGGGTGGTCTTTATTTATTTGCGTTGGTGCGAATGTCCTTGCACTCATGGCGGATCCCCAAACCCTTGACTTGTACCACGGCATTGGCCAGGTAGAAAGGAAACTCTGCTATTACTGAGAAATTGTTCTGAGTTTATTAAGAAGCAAAATTGCAACTACTGTGGCACTAGATCGAATGGAATTACAACCGAAGAGGCAGGCCGCAGGGAACTTCAAGGACTTATGGAAATTTACATGTACGTCTATGTACTACAACATATCACATATTACAGCGGGGAGAAGAATCTCTATGATTACAGTCATCTATATAAATCTCCCACAGGCTGTATCTATACTGCTCTAAATTATCAATACTATAGGCTTTACCTAGTTATCTGATGTCTAAACTGTTCCGCATCAACAAGCGTACAGTGCTTATATCCCGTCTGCACCGTACCCCACGGTTTGAGACCACCATATTCTGAACGGCTTACCGTGCCAGACTGAGCGGTGTACTGTACAAGCACAGTCTGGCGCCCACATGCGCCACTGCCGGTCAGCACCTTgacttcatcattgacgaacaaaccagacatggatgcatCCTTCCCATTTGCACAGAGTACCTTAGCCTGCAAGAGAGTTCAAATGCATGAAACAAAGGTAACGTGATGGATTCCACGCGGCCACTGACGAAGCGGTCCAGGGCGGTCCAAGCCTGTAATGCCTGTAGGCAAACCAAGTCCAAGGTATGTGCGGAGTTGCATTGAATGCGATATCAACTGCCTACATGGCTGTGTCCTCACCGTCAATAGTGCGATGGCAAGCATCCATCCTGTGAGCGATGCATCAGGTGTAACATTGCGTGCGAGTACACACAAAATAGCCGAGATAGGCGCATGGACCGCCAGGAGGAGAGACGGTACACCAACCCCATTCATTACCTGACCAGCCTCTATTTATGATACGTGACTGTTGATACCGGTTGCAGGGCCCATATCGCATTGGCAAACAGAGTACGAGAGTTGGAATCCCAATTAGCTTCATCCAAGCAGTCTCAAGGACAGGATGCTGTCTCCCCGAGCAGCCATGGCGGCAGTGTGTCTTCGCCGGCCCAGACATTTACTCAGCAACCGCAGACTATCAATGGAAACTTGTTGGCGGATGGCTCTTCTGAGCCAAGCGCGGATGCGATAGCTACTGGTCTGTTCGACGATCAACCCGGCAATACCGACATTGGCTATTTTGGTATTTCAACTTCCTACTGCTTGGCGAAACACTACCAACCCACAGTGAAACTGACATTTGCAAATTAGGCGCAAGCTCCAACCATGCCTTCTTTTGGTCTCTGACATCCTCTTTGGAGGAGCTCATTAAAAGCAAGGGTGAGCAACAGAATGTTCCTCCGAGGCAGGGAGGCTCAAACCAAGGACCAAGACGGCTTCCGTTACCGCCTCTTAAGGCAGTGACCGCAGAACAACAAGCCCCCGTGTCACGACAAGAGGATTCGTTTCCTGGCCGGAAAACTGCCATTGACTGGGTTCATCGCTTCTTTGACACGGTTGCGCCTGTGCTTCCCTTTGTCAACAAGGCAATGTTGCTACGAGAGATTGACCTGATTGACTCGCGGACTGGCACTTGGCAGTCATGTCCTGCTAATACCCAAGCGTTGCTGAATATTGTATTTGCGAATGCGCTGGCTACGTCTGAAGATGGCGCGGCAGAACCATTTTATCGTCGGGCTTTGGGCCtgctggatgagaagggGCTTTATCTGCCTACCATTGAGGCTTGTATGTATCCCGGCATCTCCGCAGTTGAATTGGCCAGGCTTCttccaaaaagaagaaacgagGATTTCAGAAAAGCACATAAGGGCAGGTCAAAAAGAGATGCTAACGTTGGTCAGTGCAAGCCCTCTTGCTCCTCGCGAGCTTCCAGCAAAATAGCCAACGGGCACAGGAGAGCATTACTACGCACTTTCGCGCCGTCAAAGCCGCATATCAACTTGGCGTCCACTCACCATCCTCGTACGGACGTTTGAGTAACAAAGATAGGGAGCTGCGGTCTATTCTTTGGTTTGCAGTAATAAATGAAGACAGGTATGGACCGCGATTGTCGtaagatgatgaagctgattTGAAGCAAAGAATCATTGGCTCCGGGTTGGGCCGGCCGTTTCTCGTTCCGGTTCAACATGTTCGAATGGAACTCAAGGAAATAATGAGCCAGGGTCATCACGGCCATGACGAAAATGCCAAACTTCGTCTGTCTAGCTTGCGGTACTTTAGACATGTCATGTACGTTTCAACAGTTCTAAAAGGGTGGAGTTATTCTTAAGGACACTTTCTTACTGACACCTGGAAGCTCATTTCACGAAATTATCGGCAGTACCGTTGATGTAATGCATGCTTCAAACATAGTATCGGCCTGTGATCTCACGTTGAATGAGCTGGTTCCCCATGTTATGGAATCGTTGAGACAATTGGAACAGCTTCGGATTGACGCGGCACCTTACAAGTTGCTCGTAGGCAACACGACCGCGGattcatggctggctgctgatTTCGACAACGAGAGGCATGCCGTACTCCTATCTTTGTATTACTATCGCGTGACTGTGTTGGTCAATGCACCACTGctgttggcattgttgcGGCATGTTTCAACGCCTGCTGCTGACCCGATCGACTCTGGCGTACACGCAAAAGTTGCCGTGTCCATTTTGCAGACGTATTTGCAGACGATAAACGACTTTCATAGTCTACTGTGTGCGATATTGAGAATCCAGCGCTCATTTCTGCGACGCAATGCGGTGTGGTGGCTGTGCAATTACATGAGTGAGTTTGGGAAGTTGATTCAGTACCAAGACCCAAGCTAATCAGTGCAAGTGGTATCGATGAATCTTCACCTATTCGGATTTTGGCTAGTGTCGTCTAATAGCCCGAAATCATTGCCCTCTCTCGGCATGACGACCTCGGAAATTGAAAGTTTGATGCGCCGAGCATTGGATacattgaagctggtggGAGGGTCAAGTATCATGAGCAGGAAAGCACACCGCTGTTTGCAGCGTTACCTGGATTCTTTCACGAAAGGTGGGCATCCGATCTCGTTTCACGGAAGACATGTACGTTTGCTAATATTGAATGCATCTTGGCAGACCGCGAGCTGCAAACACAAGTTAGACTCGAGCCGTCGGTGCCCTTGGAAACGACTGGTCCATGGCCGTATGGTCTGCCCCCCGGCGACGTGTCTGTCGCTGCGGCAGGTGTCTGGGATAGTAGTATGGATGATCTAATGACAGGCTTATGCCCGGAAGATTTTCTTGGTGAGGATTTGTTTGCGATGAGCTATACGATTAGTGACTTTGATGCTACGGGATTCATCTAAACTTGTGTCACTAGTTAATTGGACTGGAATGATTTTGTCATGTATGTGCTGGGAACTCGGGACAATGTAACTTTAGACTTGGTGCAAGTGGCGCTGAAGCCATTCCGTAACTGGGTGACTTTGTGTGCCGACGCCTTTAGATCGACATATGCAGGGACAGATGCAGATGTCGTTGACATATGTCAACTTTGCGCCCTGTAACTTTgtcatggctggcgtttTACAAGCCATTGAATATCCGTCTTGGCTACGAGTCAACCTCCATTGGGGCAAGTATAAGAGAGCCACCAACTCAATAGAGCCAAATAAAGCATACAAAAATGATGAAACACGCCGTAAACACCCCAATGACATGTCTATAAGTCACACATCACCACTTGACAAACAATAAACACAAATCAGCAACATCATGGCCTCAAACAGCCCCATCCTCTACCGCACCCACCGCCCCGGCGACATAGGCTACATCATCTACCGCCACGGCCTCATCTACGCCCAAGAATACCAATGGGACGAACGCTTCGAAGCCATGGTCGCGCGCATCGCCGCCGACTTCATACAGAACTACGACCCGGCCCTCGAACGCTGCTGGATCGCCGAGCAAGACGGCGCGTTCATGGGCTGCGTGTGCATTGTCAAGGACACGGAGCGTGATAACACGGCGCGGATTAGGATGCTGTTCGTTGAGCCGGCTGCGAGGGGATTGGGGCTGGGGAAGGGGTTGGTGCAGCGgtgtttggagtttgcgCGTGAGAAGGGGTTTGCGGAGGTTGTGCTTTCGACGCAGAGTGCGTTGGGGCCGGCGAGGAGGTTGTATGAGAAGGCGGGGTTTCGGTTTGTGCGGGAGGAGGAGTGTGTGTTTTTGGCGAGGGATTCGAAGGCGGAGTGTTgggagatgaggttgtaggtttgatgttgatgcttgATGTGAGGttgggatggtgatgatggatggtgagatTGGAGATGTGGAGGGTGATCGGTTGGAGATATTCGGACAAGAATTATCTGGTATTTGCTAGGATAAAAGTTGCCTTTTGACCTATTTCAGAAACGATAACCAATTATAGAGAAAGAAATAGAAATGGCTACACATTCTGCACGGAATTAATCCCATCCTGGGAGCAAAGAACAACATGTGCCGTGAACACGAGGCATCGCCTCTCCAAGCTGATTGGATCGCATCTTGACCTGCCCAAGTGGTCCAAAGTGGTTCGTGTGCATTTCCATGTGGAGTCAGCTTTTTGCGCCTGCATAGCCGAGTCTGAATATTACGGTTACATTGTAATCGATCAAATATATACTTTGCGATACCCTTGCTCAtttcttttccatcttgcACTTCCCATCATCCCCACCTCATGTCTGCAAGAACCGGCCATGAGCGACCACGGGGACGAGGAAGACCGCCGCCTCTTGGATGAGTCGGCGGCTGACCCCCGATCGCACGAGTACGACGTCGAAGCCAAGGGTCGACCTGTTCGCTCTACAAGCTCGTCGATATGGGTTTCGCTGGGATTCTTATTCATTGCAGTGCTTTTGACATTGCCGTTTTTGGGATACGTACGACATATGGAGTCATCTGCCACAGGTGCCAGTCCGCCGGCGAAGCAGCTTGCTATCCCGCTTCATCCTGAGAAGCATGTACGGCGAAGGGCGAAAACGCTCGAGTTTCATTGGAATGTGACGTTGGGAACTATGGCGcctgatggcgttgagaaaCAGGTGTATCTTGTGAATGGTAGGCTTTCCCCGTATGATTTGCAACTCGAGTTTGCAGCTGGGCTTAACAACCACAGGTGCATTCCCCGGTCCAACTATCGAGGCACGGTCTGGAGACAGAATCATTGTCCACGTGCACAACAGTTTGAAAGATGAAGGTTTGGCGATTCACTGGCACGGACTACGAATGAagggcttcaacaccatggatgGTGCTATCGGATTTACACAATGTCCCATTGCGGCGGGCAGCGACTTCAAGTATGACTTTAAGATTGGCGACGACGAGCACGGAACCTTTTGGTGGCACAGCCATTCTGAAGTTCAAAGAGGTGATGGACTCTACGGCGGGTTTGTCGTTCACGAACCAAGCGTCAAGTCAAGACAAAAGGAAGCTTTGGTCCTTGTCGGCGACTGGTTCCATCGGAAGCAGACCGAAGTGTTTGATTGGTATTTCGACTGGGGAAGTGTTGGAAATGAACCCGTCCCTGATTCTCTGATAATCAATGGCCGAGGACGATATAATTGCTCCATGGCAGTTCCTGCACGACCGGTTGTTTGCAAGCAGCAGTCCAGTACGGATTTACTACCCTTACTGCAGAATAAGCCAAaggatgctgtcaagttgagGGTAGTGAATACCGGGACCGTGGCTGGCGTGACTCTGAAAGCGGACGGCGCATCAATGCAGCCTGTTACGGTTGATGGTGGCTTTGCAGTGAATGAGAAACCTGGTCAGTCTGTGGGCATTCTGTATCCTGGAGAGCGGGCAGATTTGTTGGTGAAAtgggatggagttggtgaGCAAAACTACCAGTTTCATGTCAATCTGGATGAGGAGTATGTCACAGTTCATGACTAAAACTATACGATATGCTAACTGGGGCATAGAAATTTTGGAGGCTTTCCAAACCCAGCGTTAGATCCTAACCACAGCTTCGACGTCTTCCCTACCAGTATCCATGCCAGACAGGAAAACAGTCCTCCCATCATCTCACCCGACGATCAGCACCGCGATCTCACAAATCTTACTGCGGCTACTACCCCGACGGCTCCCTTACCACCTAAAGCACAGGAGACAATGGTCCTGTATTTTAAAACTCAAATGCTGTCTCGTTTCCAAAATAAACCCATGGGTTTCGTCAACAATACCTCTTGGAAACCGCAAAACCCACCACTGTTAGCAACGAACCGGGACTTATGGGACGCAGACCAATTCATCCCGTTTATCAACTCCTCCAAATCGAAGGATATAgacatcgtcatcaacaacttAGACGACGGGGCGCACCCCATTCATATCCATGGATACTCATTTTACGTTTTATCCTCGTTTAGGGCGGATGGCCGCAACGGATGGGGCAGTTATAACCCGTTCGAGAGTGAGCCCCTCGCGTCGATGAATTTGGTCAATCCCGTTAGGAAAGATACAGTCAGCGTGCCTAGACGTGGACATGTGGTCATTCGAGTGAGACCGGATAATCCGGGCGTGTGGATGATGCACTGCCATATGTTGGTGCACATGGGCACCGGGATGGTCATGGGGCTGCATgtcggtggtgatgagagGTATGTTGGTGTGAACAGGGCTGTAGACGGTCTGTGTACATGAATGCATGATGAGCATTGATATGATACAAGTATTCGAGGTTTGTTTTAGACAGAAGTCACAGCAGTCTGTGATTCTCAAGGAATATCGCCCCCATGTCCATTCCTCATAATCTCAGCGGCCTGCGCAAAAAACGACTCAACTCGAAGAGAAGCAGGCCTCAAAAAGATATTCGCCTCAAAGCTCGCAACGGCTTTTAGCCCCTCTGCCGCGGTGGCAAAGTCCTCGAGGAGGGCGTACGCTCTTTCCACGTCTTTCTTTTCGCTGGCCATGAGGAATAGGTAGATGAGGAAATTGGCGCACGAGACGAGTTGGGAGCGGGCGTCTGCGTCTTGTTAGTATGACTTTATGATGGGCGGTGGCTAGATCGGGCTTACGTCTTCCCCAGAAACCATTTAGATCGGCGGCTGTAATGGATGAAAGATATTCGGTAAAGGCTTCGAATTCAGAAAGGGCTGCTGAGAACCATATTTTGAGGTTTGAGCCGGGTGTTGTTTTGGCGTGTCGTGTGGCAGGGTGCATGAGGGCGCGGTAGAGGAGTACTTTGGTTGCGTATACGACCATGTGGATTGGGCCTGGGGTAGTTAGCACATGAACACCTTGGTGGTGGGTGCTATTGTGAGAAATTACAATTATATGAAGAACTTTGGGGTTTCCGTCGTTGTAGGTTGAGACAGGATGGTCTTAGACTTTCCCATTCTCGTAGCTGTCTTTGAATGTCGACGAGTTCTTTCTTGGCGGACTTGCTGGGCACGTCCCCTGTAGGACTAATACGACTGCACTCAACTTATTAGAAACTTGTCGGAATAGATAGAAATGCAGACTTAATACTCACAAACTCGAGTCCAGAATCGCCCTCAGCTTCATCGTTACCCTGACAAGCTCCAAAAACCTCGCTCCCGTTGACACGTCAAACTCCCCGTCGCTATCGTCGATGAGATATCTCAACTCTGCTGGGACATCTTCATTACACCGCACATCCTCCATACTCAAATCCATGGTACTAAATGTCCCAGCCCCAATGTGCGGCGGATTGCCATAACTAACAGAAGCTAAGCAATCAGTAACGTACGTCGCCCACCACAGCTTACGCCGCATGTGTTTCTCATCCTGTGGTATTTTCCACTCCCCTGGATCCTGATGCAGCCCGATTAACTGTGCCGCGGCAGTCGCCTGCGCGGAAAGAGTCCAAGTCGTTGGCGTTTCGACGGTATCCATCTCCGGCGGCGTAGCATGTATGAGGAGAAGACACGCCGTTACTGACAACAAGTTCGGATTCTCAATCTCCCTTCGCAATGAAGCGTGCGCATGATCCAAGATCTGGTGCTGTTCGAATGGGCAAGGGCCATTGAGTGAAGGCTCGTCTTTCCAGAAGACTGATGCGGTTGCGTATATTGCACCGCGGAGACATGCCGGCACGCTGTTTCTATCTGTTGCGTATTTTTTCAAGAAATGTACCTTTGGGAGGATTGGGAATACGGGATGGATGTGCTTCAGGTAGAGTCGTACTAGGGCGTCGCCATGCGGCCCAACCAGCGCCTCGATTGCATCTGAAGATGCTATTCTGGAACGTGTTGCGGCCTCGGTGTGCTCTACAGTGAGGAATAGGAAATGTACGGGGCGatctttggtgttttgtgtcCCAGGGTATATGGGGACGACGCTTCCGTCTACGGAATGACCCTCGTTGAGAATAGCATAGCGGAATGTGTCGAGGAGGTGGGAGTCTTGTTCAGCGGCAGGGCCGATGCAGTACGTAGAGTGGCCATTGTTGTTTTCAAGACTGTGAATTGAGTCTTTGCTAAAGTCTGGTGAAGTGGTGGGCTGGTTTTCCAAAGAAGCCGACTGGGTCGTCTCAGACGATGAAGGGACTTGGTGGTTTGTTCGCCGTGTCGCAGATGCGATTGCCTGACATGGCAGATCGCGGGATCGGCAAAAATCGCCTATTTACTTGGTTAGTCGGCGTAGTGACTGACAAGGTGCTGATATGTTATCTAATGGTGTGATCTACCCACCAAATCAAACGGAAGAAAGACAATTTTGG is a genomic window containing:
- a CDS encoding C6 transcription factor (similar to Metarhizium robertsii ARSEF 23 XP_007825499.2) codes for the protein MDSTRPLTKRSRAVQACNACRQTKSKCDGKHPSCERCIRCNIACEYTQNSRDRRMDRQEERRAHIALANRVRELESQLASSKQSQGQDAVSPSSHGGSVSSPAQTFTQQPQTINGNLLADGSSEPSADAIATGLFDDQPGNTDIGYFGASSNHAFFWSLTSSLEELIKSKGEQQNVPPRQGGSNQGPRRLPLPPLKAVTAEQQAPVSRQEDSFPGRKTAIDWVHRFFDTVAPVLPFVNKAMLLREIDLIDSRTGTWQSCPANTQALLNIVFANALATSEDGAAEPFYRRALGLLDEKGLYLPTIEALQALLLLASFQQNSQRAQESITTHFRAVKAAYQLGVHSPSSYGRLSNKDRELRSILWFAVINEDRIIGSGLGRPFLVPVQHVRMELKEIMSQGHHGHDENAKLRLSSLRYFRHVISFHEIIGSTVDVMHASNIVSACDLTLNELVPHVMESLRQLEQLRIDAAPYKLLVGNTTADSWLAADFDNERHAVLLSLYYYRVTVLVNAPLLLALLRHVSTPAADPIDSGVHAKVAVSILQTYLQTINDFHSLLCAILRIQRSFLRRNAVWWLCNYMMVSMNLHLFGFWLVSSNSPKSLPSLGMTTSEIESLMRRALDTLKLVGGSSIMSRKAHRCLQRYLDSFTKDRELQTQVRLEPSVPLETTGPWPYGLPPGDVSVAAAGVWDSSMDDLMTGLCPEDFLGEDLFAMSYTISDFDATGFI
- a CDS encoding ferro-O2-oxidoreductase (similar to Cordyceps militaris CM01 XP_006673493.1) is translated as MSDHGDEEDRRLLDESAADPRSHEYDVEAKGRPVRSTSSSIWVSLGFLFIAVLLTLPFLGYVRHMESSATGASPPAKQLAIPLHPEKHVRRRAKTLEFHWNVTLGTMAPDGVEKQVYLVNGAFPGPTIEARSGDRIIVHVHNSLKDEGLAIHWHGLRMKGFNTMDGAIGFTQCPIAAGSDFKYDFKIGDDEHGTFWWHSHSEVQRGDGLYGGFVVHEPSVKSRQKEALVLVGDWFHRKQTEVFDWYFDWGSVGNEPVPDSLIINGRGRYNCSMAVPARPVVCKQQSSTDLLPLLQNKPKDAVKLRVVNTGTVAGVTLKADGASMQPVTVDGGFAVNEKPGQSVGILYPGERADLLVKWDGVGEQNYQFHVNLDEENFGGFPNPALDPNHSFDVFPTSIHARQENSPPIISPDDQHRDLTNLTAATTPTAPLPPKAQETMVLYFKTQMLSRFQNKPMGFVNNTSWKPQNPPLLATNRDLWDADQFIPFINSSKSKDIDIVINNLDDGAHPIHIHGYSFYVLSSFRADGRNGWGSYNPFESEPLASMNLVNPVRKDTVSVPRRGHVVIRVRPDNPGVWMMHCHMLVHMGTGMVMGLHVGGDERYVGVNRAVDGLCT
- a CDS encoding Zn(II)2Cys6 transcription factor (similar to Beauveria bassiana ARSEF 2860 XP_008598280.1), which encodes MPHGRQSTKRSQNGRQTFSSRLAIRTPKYVIQSTFGDFCRSRDLPCQAIASATRRTNHQVPSSSETTQSASLENQPTTSPDFSKDSIHSLENNNGHSTYCIGPAAEQDSHLLDTFRYAILNEGHSVDGSVVPIYPGTQNTKDRPVHFLFLTVEHTEAATRSRIASSDAIEALVGPHGDALVRLYLKHIHPVFPILPKVHFLKKYATDRNSVPACLRGAIYATASVFWKDEPSLNGPCPFEQHQILDHAHASLRREIENPNLLSVTACLLLIHATPPEMDTVETPTTWTLSAQATAAAQLIGLHQDPGEWKIPQDEKHMRRKLWWATYVTDCLASVSYGNPPHIGAGTFSTMDLSMEDVRCNEDVPAELRYLIDDSDGEFDVSTGARFLELVRVTMKLRAILDSSFRISPTGDVPSKSAKKELVDIQRQLREWESLRPSCLNLQRRKPQSSSYNCPIHMVVYATKVLLYRALMHPATRHAKTTPGSNLKIWFSAALSEFEAFTEYLSSITAADLNGFWGRHARSQLVSCANFLIYLFLMASEKKDVERAYALLEDFATAAEGLKAVASFEANIFLRPASLRVESFFAQAAEIMRNGHGGDIP